A window from Prochlorococcus marinus CUG1435 encodes these proteins:
- a CDS encoding alpha/beta hydrolase, producing MKFTKFSIIKFILILFSTLLLFNVSKANSAEEIKITYNIFSRTIKVNSLKTFAEEGYATKKLKRILKATGSEDNEIRSVLNKKFEIPITIANKLVYSEIGNIFLTRLSSIIHPPKAVDERTGMLALRASVIQGIYIGNGKIDLIKFFEGYPTKTIILDVKALSKVMNKVESISELLDFFTNSPLEKIKAD from the coding sequence ATGAAGTTTACTAAGTTTTCAATAATTAAATTTATTTTAATTTTATTTAGTACTCTATTACTTTTTAATGTTTCAAAAGCTAACTCTGCTGAGGAAATTAAAATTACATACAACATATTTTCAAGGACCATTAAAGTAAATTCATTAAAAACTTTTGCGGAAGAAGGTTATGCTACAAAAAAATTAAAAAGAATTTTGAAAGCTACTGGATCTGAAGATAATGAAATTAGATCAGTATTAAATAAAAAATTTGAAATCCCTATTACCATTGCGAACAAATTAGTATATTCGGAAATAGGAAATATTTTTTTAACAAGACTTTCATCTATTATCCACCCTCCCAAAGCAGTTGATGAAAGGACAGGTATGTTAGCTCTCAGAGCAAGTGTAATTCAAGGTATTTATATAGGTAATGGAAAAATAGATCTCATAAAATTTTTTGAAGGATATCCAACTAAAACTATTATTTTAGATGTCAAAGCTTTGAGCAAAGTTATGAATAAAGTAGAATCGATTTCAGAATTATTAGACTTTTTCACTAATTCTCCTCTAGAAAAAATTAAAGCAGATTAA
- a CDS encoding threonine synthase — protein MVLLSRIKNKLGINYRKKRWPGLIEAYKQYLPVTKKTPIISLNEGNTPLILSHSISNLIGNGTKVFLKYDGLNPTGSFKDRGMTMAISKAKEEGREAVICASTGNTSAAAAAYASRGGLKPYVLIPEGFVAQGKLAQALMYGAEIISINGNFDKALEIVRDLSSEHPIELVNSVNPYRIQGQKTAAFEIIDDLGITPDWLCIPMGNAGNITAYWMGFREYSKTKRNLKLPIMMGFQSEGSAPLVQNIIVKNPETIATAIRIGNPVNREKAKKVKKESKGDFQSVTDDEIINAYKILAKEGVFCEPASAASVAGLIKNKNRIQKESTIVCVLTGNGLKDPDCAIKNNDAVFRKNIEPSLKNITKILGY, from the coding sequence ATGGTGTTATTAAGTAGAATCAAAAATAAACTAGGTATAAACTACAGAAAGAAAAGATGGCCCGGTCTAATCGAAGCTTACAAACAATATCTTCCGGTTACAAAGAAAACTCCTATTATTTCCCTAAATGAGGGAAATACTCCACTAATTCTTAGTCACTCAATTAGCAATTTAATTGGAAATGGAACAAAAGTTTTTTTAAAATATGATGGTCTTAATCCTACAGGATCCTTTAAAGATCGAGGTATGACCATGGCAATTAGTAAAGCAAAAGAAGAAGGCCGTGAGGCTGTAATTTGTGCAAGTACTGGAAATACTTCTGCAGCTGCAGCCGCTTATGCTTCTAGAGGAGGATTAAAACCTTATGTTTTAATCCCAGAAGGATTTGTTGCACAAGGCAAACTTGCACAAGCTTTGATGTATGGAGCTGAAATAATATCCATAAATGGCAATTTTGATAAGGCTCTTGAAATTGTTAGAGATTTATCCTCTGAACATCCCATAGAACTTGTTAATTCTGTTAATCCATATCGAATACAAGGCCAAAAAACTGCTGCTTTTGAAATTATTGATGACTTAGGAATTACACCTGATTGGCTTTGTATACCAATGGGGAACGCAGGTAATATAACTGCTTATTGGATGGGATTTAGAGAATATTCGAAAACAAAAAGAAATTTAAAATTACCCATTATGATGGGATTTCAATCAGAAGGATCTGCTCCATTAGTACAAAATATAATAGTTAAGAATCCAGAAACAATTGCAACAGCAATAAGGATTGGGAATCCTGTAAATAGGGAAAAAGCAAAAAAAGTAAAAAAAGAGAGTAAAGGAGATTTTCAGTCAGTTACGGATGACGAAATAATAAATGCTTATAAAATCCTTGCCAAAGAAGGAGTTTTTTGTGAACCAGCAAGTGCAGCCTCAGTAGCGGGACTCATTAAAAATAAAAATAGAATTCAAAAAGAATCAACTATTGTTTGTGTCCTTACGGGAAATGGATTAAAAGATCCTGATTGTGCTATCAAAAATAATGATGCTGTATTTAGAAAAAATATTGAACCTTCATTAAAAAACATAACCAAAATATTAGGGTATTAA
- a CDS encoding AarF/ABC1/UbiB kinase family protein: MKEDFTDFIEVSGLLDYDPETISKIYKRNPKRLLKRLWQTLIPIFAYLFSVGWDKLTGRLKNKAKARFRAKELTNLLVELGPAFVKAGQALSTRPDIIPGVLLEELSELQDQLPGFDGNKAMELIEEDLGSKIDKIFLEIDKEPISAASLGQVHKAKIKTGEVVAVKVQRPGLREQITLDLYIVRNIAYWLKNNIGLIRSDLVALIDELGKRVFEEMDYLNEAENADKFRNMHKHNQMIAVPKIYKEITSRRVLTMEWIEGTKLTNLDDVKKLGIDPDKMIDIGVQCSLEQLLEHGFFHADPHPGNLLALRDGRLCYLDFGMMSEVSRDSRSGLIQAVVHLVNKNFDKLSQDFVKLGFLSEEVNLEPIVPAFQDVFINAVEQGVSKMDFKSVTDDMSGVMYKFPFRLPPYYALIIRSLLTLEGIALSVDPNFKILGAAYPYFARRLMEDPDPQLRESLKEMLFDNKKFKWDRLEDLLSNAAKQTNLDLEKLLDEVINLLFSPNGGFLRNEIIESLTNQIDLFGLKILKNLNNFLPSSIKLNITNENISLRDLIMFIEPFKNFLEIIQKVPGYSIDIFLKRVPRLISEPYTKEMGLKIAQNLTEKGVVRLVKIAAGANI, encoded by the coding sequence ATGAAAGAAGACTTTACTGATTTTATTGAGGTGTCTGGGCTGTTGGATTATGATCCAGAAACAATATCTAAAATTTACAAAAGGAACCCAAAAAGACTTTTAAAAAGACTTTGGCAAACACTCATCCCTATTTTTGCTTATTTATTTTCTGTCGGCTGGGATAAATTAACAGGAAGATTGAAGAATAAAGCGAAGGCAAGATTTAGAGCAAAAGAATTAACAAATCTATTAGTAGAACTTGGACCAGCATTTGTTAAAGCAGGTCAAGCGTTATCAACAAGACCAGATATTATTCCAGGGGTTCTTCTGGAAGAATTATCTGAATTGCAAGATCAACTTCCAGGGTTTGATGGAAATAAAGCTATGGAATTAATAGAAGAAGATTTAGGATCTAAAATAGATAAAATATTTTTAGAAATTGATAAAGAACCAATTTCTGCTGCTTCTTTAGGGCAAGTTCATAAAGCCAAGATTAAGACTGGAGAGGTTGTAGCAGTTAAAGTTCAAAGACCAGGTTTGAGAGAACAAATAACTCTAGATCTCTACATAGTAAGAAATATTGCTTATTGGCTGAAAAACAATATTGGATTAATAAGAAGCGATCTTGTTGCATTAATTGATGAATTAGGCAAAAGAGTTTTTGAAGAGATGGATTATTTAAACGAAGCTGAAAATGCAGATAAATTCAGAAACATGCATAAACATAACCAAATGATTGCTGTACCAAAAATATACAAAGAAATAACATCCAGAAGAGTTTTGACGATGGAATGGATTGAAGGCACAAAATTAACCAACTTAGATGATGTAAAAAAATTAGGAATTGACCCCGACAAAATGATTGATATAGGCGTGCAATGCAGCTTAGAACAACTTTTAGAACATGGTTTTTTCCACGCCGACCCACATCCTGGGAATTTATTAGCTTTGAGAGATGGAAGATTATGTTACCTAGATTTTGGAATGATGAGCGAAGTATCCAGAGACTCTAGATCCGGTTTAATACAAGCTGTTGTTCATTTAGTAAATAAAAACTTCGATAAATTATCGCAAGATTTTGTAAAATTAGGATTTTTATCAGAAGAAGTTAATCTTGAACCCATAGTTCCAGCATTTCAAGATGTATTTATTAATGCCGTTGAACAAGGGGTTTCAAAAATGGATTTCAAAAGTGTCACAGACGACATGTCTGGAGTTATGTATAAATTTCCTTTCAGATTACCTCCATATTATGCATTAATAATTAGGTCATTATTAACACTAGAAGGAATTGCTTTGAGCGTTGACCCTAACTTTAAAATACTAGGTGCAGCTTATCCATATTTTGCAAGAAGATTGATGGAAGACCCTGATCCACAATTGAGAGAAAGTTTAAAAGAAATGCTTTTCGATAATAAAAAATTTAAGTGGGACCGTTTAGAAGATCTTCTTTCTAATGCTGCAAAGCAAACAAACCTTGATTTGGAAAAACTTTTAGATGAGGTAATAAATCTTCTTTTTTCTCCAAATGGAGGATTTCTAAGAAATGAAATAATTGAGAGCTTAACAAATCAAATAGATTTATTTGGTTTAAAAATTCTGAAAAATTTAAATAACTTCCTTCCAAGCTCTATTAAATTAAATATTACTAATGAAAATATAAGCTTAAGAGACCTTATAATGTTTATAGAGCCATTTAAAAACTTTTTAGAGATTATACAAAAAGTCCCTGGCTATTCTATTGATATTTTTCTAAAAAGAGTTCCACGACTTATTAGTGAACCTTATACGAAAGAAATGGGTTTAAAAATTGCACAAAACTTAACCGAAAAAGGAGTAGTAAGACTTGTGAAGATAGCGGCTGGTGCAAATATCTAA
- a CDS encoding DNA polymerase III subunit beta, which produces MEIICNQNELNNAIQLVSKAVSSRPTHPILANILLTADQGTNKISLTGFDLNLGIQTSFDGTVKKSGAITIPSKLLSEIVNKLPNETPVSLEVNDDSENILIKSDRGSFNLKGIPSDDYPNLPFVESGTSLNIDPSSFLKALKATIFASSNDDSKQLLTGVNFTFKQNYLESASTDGHRLAVALIGNEEHIENKDDSHSNESDLSVTIPTRSLREIEKLVSLRSSENSIKLFYDKGQVVFISSNQIITTRTLEGIYPNYSQLIPDTFSNIFNFNTKKLIDALERIAVLADQQSSVVKIKLNNEDLALISADAQDIGNANESIPVSYSGEDFDIAFNVRYLLEGLKVISSENVLLKCNLPTTPAVFVPEDNLSSFTYLVMPVQVRS; this is translated from the coding sequence ATGGAGATTATTTGTAATCAAAATGAGTTAAATAATGCTATTCAACTAGTAAGCAAAGCAGTTTCTTCAAGACCGACTCATCCAATTCTTGCAAATATACTTTTAACGGCTGATCAGGGAACAAATAAAATAAGTCTTACTGGGTTTGACCTTAATTTAGGAATTCAAACTTCATTTGATGGAACTGTTAAAAAGAGTGGGGCTATTACGATACCTTCAAAACTGTTATCTGAAATAGTGAATAAATTACCTAATGAGACACCTGTTTCGTTAGAAGTAAATGATGATTCAGAGAATATTTTAATAAAAAGTGATAGGGGATCTTTCAATCTTAAAGGAATACCTTCTGATGATTACCCTAATTTACCATTTGTTGAAAGTGGCACCTCTTTAAATATAGACCCTAGTTCTTTTTTGAAAGCTTTAAAAGCTACTATTTTTGCTAGTAGTAATGATGATTCTAAGCAATTACTTACAGGTGTGAATTTTACTTTTAAGCAAAATTATCTAGAGTCTGCTTCTACAGATGGTCATAGATTGGCAGTTGCATTAATTGGTAATGAAGAACATATTGAAAATAAAGATGATTCTCATTCAAATGAAAGTGATTTATCAGTAACTATTCCAACTAGATCTTTAAGAGAAATTGAAAAACTAGTATCTTTGAGAAGCTCAGAAAATTCAATCAAGTTATTCTATGACAAAGGTCAGGTAGTTTTTATTTCTTCAAATCAAATAATTACAACAAGAACCCTTGAAGGTATTTATCCTAATTATTCACAACTGATCCCTGATACTTTTTCTAATATTTTTAATTTTAATACAAAAAAATTAATTGATGCGTTAGAGAGAATTGCTGTTTTAGCTGATCAACAGAGCAGCGTCGTAAAAATTAAATTGAATAATGAGGATTTAGCTTTAATAAGTGCAGATGCACAAGATATTGGCAACGCGAATGAATCAATACCTGTTTCTTACTCTGGAGAAGATTTCGATATTGCATTTAATGTTAGATATCTTTTAGAGGGGTTAAAAGTTATTTCTTCTGAAAATGTTCTATTAAAGTGTAATCTTCCAACTACTCCTGCTGTGTTTGTTCCAGAAGATAATCTCAGTTCTTTTACTTATTTAGTTATGCCTGTTCAGGTTCGTTCTTAA
- the uvrA gene encoding excinuclease ABC subunit UvrA, with protein sequence MVKKINNSFEEDNSIIIRGARQHNLKNIDLSLPRNKFIVFTGVSGSGKSSLAFDTIFAEGQRRYVESLSAYARQFLGQVDKPDVDNIEGLSPAISIDQKSTSHNPRSTVGTVTEIQDYLRLLFGRAGEPHCHHCGIPIAPQTIDEMVDQILLLPEGTRYQLLAPVVRGKKGTHTKLISGLAAEGFARVRINGEVRELADSIELDKNQIHNIEVVVDRLIAREGIQERLSDSLQTCLKRGDGLAIVEVVPKKGENLPSNLEREKLYSENYACPVHGSIVEELSPRLFSFNSPYGACPDCHGIGYLKKFTADRVIPDKTLPVYAAIAPWSEKDNTYYFSLLYSVGQAYGFELKTPWKDLSDLQKKVLLSGSDKPILIQADSRFKTSSGFERPFEGILPILERQLNEANGESVKQKLEKYLELVPCKTCSGKRLRPEALAVKLGPFNITDLTSISVSDTLIHVERLMGLAKPNKENISLSEKQKQIGELVLKEIRLRLKFLINVGLDYLTLDRPAMTLSGGEAQRIRLATQIGAGLTGVLYVLDEPSIGLHQRDNDRLLETLKNLRDLGNTLVVVEHDEDTMKSADYLVDIGPGAGVYGGEIIAKGSYQDVLKSERSLTGAYLSGRKSIPTPKERRSSVKKSLILNNCFKNNLKNISVEFPLGRLVSVTGVSGSGKSTLINELLHPALCHSLGLKVPFPQGVEELKGIKAIDKVIVIDQSPIGRTPRSNPATYTGAFDPIRQIFTATVEAKARGYQAGQFSFNVKGGRCEACKGQGVNVIEMNFLPDVYVQCEVCKGARFNRETLQVKYKGFNISDVLEMTVEQAAEIFSAIPQAADRLSTLVDVGLGYVKLGQPAPTLSGGEAQRVKLATELSKRATGKTLYLIDEPTTGLSFYDVHKLMDVIQRLVDKGNSVIVIEHNLDVIRCSDWIIDLGPDGGDKGGEIIAEGIPEDVAKNPSSHTAKYLKKVLK encoded by the coding sequence ATGGTTAAAAAAATCAATAATAGTTTTGAAGAAGATAATTCAATCATTATTAGAGGAGCACGCCAGCATAATTTAAAAAATATTGATCTTTCCTTACCTAGAAATAAATTTATAGTCTTTACAGGTGTAAGCGGAAGTGGAAAAAGTTCTTTAGCTTTTGATACAATTTTTGCTGAAGGTCAAAGAAGATATGTTGAGAGTCTTTCGGCATATGCAAGACAATTTTTGGGTCAAGTAGATAAACCAGATGTCGACAATATTGAGGGTTTATCACCTGCTATTTCAATAGATCAAAAATCTACAAGTCATAATCCTCGTTCAACAGTTGGAACAGTAACAGAGATACAAGATTATTTAAGATTGTTGTTTGGTCGTGCTGGTGAGCCGCATTGCCATCACTGTGGTATTCCTATTGCCCCTCAAACAATTGACGAAATGGTTGATCAAATTCTTTTATTGCCAGAAGGAACAAGGTACCAATTGTTGGCTCCTGTTGTAAGAGGGAAGAAAGGAACTCATACAAAATTAATTAGTGGACTAGCTGCTGAGGGCTTCGCCCGGGTAAGAATCAACGGGGAGGTAAGAGAACTTGCAGATAGTATAGAATTAGATAAAAATCAAATTCATAATATTGAAGTAGTAGTTGATAGATTAATTGCAAGAGAGGGAATACAAGAAAGATTGAGTGATTCTTTGCAAACTTGCCTCAAAAGAGGCGATGGCTTGGCAATAGTAGAAGTTGTTCCAAAAAAAGGAGAAAACTTACCTTCTAACTTAGAAAGAGAAAAACTTTACTCAGAAAATTATGCATGTCCTGTACATGGCTCTATTGTTGAGGAACTTTCTCCTAGATTATTTTCTTTTAATAGCCCATACGGGGCTTGTCCAGATTGTCATGGGATTGGTTATTTAAAAAAATTTACTGCGGATAGAGTTATACCAGATAAAACATTACCTGTTTATGCTGCAATAGCTCCTTGGAGTGAAAAAGATAATACTTATTATTTTTCTTTACTTTATTCAGTGGGACAAGCTTATGGTTTTGAATTAAAAACTCCTTGGAAAGATTTAAGTGATTTGCAAAAAAAAGTTTTATTGTCGGGATCAGATAAACCAATTTTAATTCAAGCTGATAGTCGTTTTAAAACTTCAAGCGGTTTTGAAAGACCTTTTGAAGGGATTTTACCGATATTAGAAAGGCAATTGAATGAAGCTAATGGAGAATCAGTTAAACAAAAGTTAGAAAAATATTTAGAATTAGTACCTTGTAAGACATGTTCGGGAAAAAGATTAAGACCTGAGGCTTTAGCAGTCAAACTTGGTCCGTTTAACATAACTGATTTAACCTCTATAAGCGTTTCTGATACATTAATTCATGTCGAACGACTTATGGGATTAGCTAAGCCTAATAAGGAAAATATATCTTTATCAGAAAAACAAAAGCAAATAGGTGAGTTGGTTTTAAAAGAGATTCGTTTACGTTTGAAGTTTTTAATTAATGTAGGCTTAGATTATTTGACGTTAGATAGACCAGCTATGACTTTGTCTGGTGGTGAGGCTCAGCGTATTAGATTGGCTACACAAATAGGTGCTGGCCTTACTGGTGTTTTATATGTATTAGATGAGCCTAGTATTGGCTTACATCAGAGAGACAATGACAGATTATTAGAAACATTAAAAAACTTAAGAGACTTGGGAAATACTTTGGTTGTCGTTGAACATGATGAGGACACTATGAAATCCGCAGATTATTTAGTAGATATTGGCCCAGGGGCAGGGGTTTATGGTGGCGAAATTATTGCTAAAGGATCCTATCAAGATGTCTTGAAATCTGAGAGATCATTAACTGGGGCTTATCTCAGTGGCAGGAAGTCAATTCCGACCCCAAAAGAACGTAGATCATCTGTAAAAAAAAGTTTAATTCTAAATAATTGTTTTAAAAATAATTTAAAGAATATATCTGTAGAATTTCCTTTGGGAAGATTAGTTTCTGTAACTGGTGTTAGCGGTAGTGGGAAAAGTACTTTGATAAATGAATTGCTTCACCCTGCATTGTGCCATTCTCTAGGTTTAAAAGTTCCTTTTCCTCAAGGGGTAGAAGAGTTAAAGGGTATAAAGGCAATTGATAAAGTTATCGTTATTGATCAATCTCCGATAGGGAGAACACCAAGATCAAATCCTGCTACTTATACAGGTGCTTTTGACCCCATAAGGCAGATATTTACTGCTACAGTTGAAGCCAAAGCAAGGGGTTATCAAGCTGGCCAGTTTAGTTTTAATGTGAAAGGAGGAAGATGCGAAGCATGCAAAGGCCAAGGAGTAAACGTTATCGAAATGAATTTTTTACCTGATGTGTATGTTCAATGTGAAGTATGTAAAGGAGCTCGTTTTAATAGGGAAACACTTCAAGTTAAATATAAAGGTTTTAATATATCTGATGTTTTAGAGATGACTGTTGAACAAGCTGCAGAAATTTTCTCTGCTATACCTCAAGCTGCTGATAGATTATCTACATTGGTAGATGTTGGCTTAGGATATGTCAAATTAGGTCAACCAGCTCCCACATTATCCGGTGGAGAGGCTCAAAGAGTTAAGTTAGCTACAGAATTATCAAAAAGGGCTACTGGAAAAACTTTATATTTGATTGATGAACCAACTACAGGATTAAGTTTTTATGATGTTCACAAATTAATGGATGTGATACAACGTTTGGTAGATAAAGGTAACTCCGTAATTGTTATTGAACATAATTTAGATGTTATTAGATGTTCGGATTGGATAATCGATTTAGGACCTGATGGAGGGGATAAAGGAGGAGAAATTATTGCAGAAGGTATTCCTGAGGATGTCGCAA
- a CDS encoding PRC-barrel domain containing protein → MKLPKEILLSDLLHFSVKGNMSLNYGIGENVWMHPPVHRILGWYSRPSNFDLKRNVWRLNQISQIIDNDIYVKGDPAISDLATLNRFPTLIEANLINKNGSKIGVIADFLFEIKTGIIKHYLVSRSNPKIPGSSRWKLKIENINDQQPGLVFCESNSLDDLFLIKSSLKNEFMQKGKKIIDRFDDMKNIASNRLEDWLEEDEDINQNLDFKHKSFYNNDTTSRSFVDKKEDDPWI, encoded by the coding sequence TTGAAATTACCTAAAGAAATTTTATTAAGTGATTTACTACATTTTAGTGTTAAGGGAAATATGTCCCTTAATTATGGAATTGGTGAAAATGTTTGGATGCATCCTCCAGTCCATAGGATTTTAGGATGGTACTCTCGCCCTTCAAATTTTGATTTAAAACGAAATGTTTGGAGATTAAATCAAATCAGTCAAATAATAGACAATGATATTTATGTTAAGGGCGATCCAGCAATTTCTGATTTAGCAACTTTAAATAGGTTTCCAACTTTAATAGAAGCAAATCTGATAAATAAAAATGGCTCAAAAATTGGAGTTATTGCCGATTTTTTATTCGAAATAAAAACGGGGATAATAAAGCATTATTTAGTATCAAGATCTAACCCTAAGATTCCAGGTTCTAGTAGATGGAAATTAAAGATTGAAAATATTAATGATCAACAACCTGGTTTAGTATTTTGTGAAAGTAATTCTTTAGATGATTTATTTTTAATAAAATCAAGTCTCAAAAATGAATTCATGCAAAAAGGAAAAAAAATCATTGATAGATTTGATGACATGAAAAATATAGCTTCTAATAGATTAGAGGATTGGCTTGAAGAAGATGAAGATATTAACCAAAACTTAGATTTTAAACATAAAAGTTTTTATAATAACGATACAACATCAAGATCTTTTGTTGATAAAAAAGAAGATGACCCTTGGATCTAA
- a CDS encoding AAA family ATPase: MLIQLKIENIALIEIIEINFEKGLNIITGDSGSGKSLILDSLNVLFGGTNIPLKHLIRPGKHHCSIEAKFSCSLQINNWLISNGFQSNSVLKIKRISYKKNNKVLSKFSLNELLINKKLLEELRLLLIDFAGQSDTFIFDSQDKRRLIIDDLCSQELRDTSVKIKNLWDESQVLKGLMNEKIESSKKQEENNLLTKQILQTLEEANLESGQEILELELLENKLVNNLEIHNSVQSSLENLNNFRHDQPSVASLINQSIKNLNKIADFDLKIQNFRENLLDIQTSVEDLIFSLNSYIQDLDNNESNLSEIQKRLFFLKNLERTLSLELPQLIEKRDQLRTYFQQNDQDKEICKIKAQIENLQSNLNSLFFIQSSERKKIAKQFQNSVKNMLSNLGLENANFSIQFSESKPSGDGIDNINFLFSANPDQKLAPLSDVISGGEMSRFLLAIKSSISKKPNTFFLDEIDSGLSGKSLFSLVKLIREISQDQQVLCITHQPFLAAEGIVHFKVKKNVINGKTYTSISKLTTKKQRKNELVELIGGGFGEANDYASRLLDRTAA; the protein is encoded by the coding sequence ATGCTTATACAATTAAAAATAGAGAACATTGCCTTAATAGAGATTATAGAAATTAATTTCGAAAAAGGTTTGAACATCATTACTGGGGATTCTGGTTCGGGGAAATCACTAATTTTAGATTCCTTAAATGTTTTATTTGGTGGAACTAATATACCTTTAAAGCACTTAATACGTCCAGGAAAACATCATTGTTCTATCGAGGCAAAATTTTCTTGTTCTTTGCAAATCAATAACTGGCTAATTAGTAATGGTTTTCAAAGCAATTCTGTTTTAAAAATCAAAAGAATATCCTATAAAAAAAATAATAAAGTTTTATCTAAATTTAGCCTCAACGAATTATTAATTAATAAAAAATTATTAGAAGAACTTCGCTTATTATTAATAGATTTCGCAGGACAATCAGATACTTTTATATTCGATTCTCAAGACAAGAGAAGATTAATTATTGATGATCTATGTTCGCAAGAATTGAGAGATACAAGTGTAAAGATTAAAAATTTATGGGATGAAAGTCAGGTTTTAAAGGGTTTAATGAATGAAAAAATAGAATCCTCTAAGAAGCAAGAAGAAAATAACTTATTAACTAAGCAAATATTGCAAACTTTAGAGGAAGCTAATTTAGAATCCGGCCAGGAAATCCTAGAATTAGAGTTACTAGAAAATAAACTTGTAAATAATCTTGAAATACACAATTCAGTTCAATCTTCTTTAGAAAATTTAAATAATTTCAGGCATGATCAACCATCAGTAGCTTCTTTAATAAACCAATCTATAAAAAATTTAAATAAAATAGCAGATTTCGATTTAAAAATTCAAAACTTTAGAGAAAATTTATTAGATATCCAAACTTCTGTTGAAGATTTAATTTTCTCTTTAAACTCATATATACAAGACTTAGATAATAATGAATCTAACCTTTCAGAAATACAAAAAAGATTATTTTTTTTAAAAAATTTGGAGAGAACTCTTTCATTGGAGCTACCTCAATTAATTGAAAAGCGAGATCAATTAAGAACATATTTTCAACAAAATGATCAAGATAAAGAGATTTGCAAGATAAAAGCTCAAATTGAAAATTTACAAAGTAATCTAAATTCTTTATTTTTTATTCAATCAAGTGAAAGAAAAAAAATTGCTAAACAATTTCAAAATTCAGTAAAGAATATGTTAAGCAATTTAGGTTTAGAAAATGCTAATTTTTCAATTCAATTTTCTGAAAGTAAGCCTTCTGGCGATGGAATTGACAATATAAATTTTTTGTTTTCGGCCAATCCTGATCAGAAGCTTGCTCCTTTATCAGATGTTATTTCTGGTGGAGAAATGTCAAGATTTTTATTAGCAATCAAATCTAGTATTTCTAAAAAACCAAATACTTTCTTTTTAGATGAAATTGATAGTGGTTTAAGTGGTAAATCTTTATTTTCTTTGGTTAAATTAATAAGAGAAATTTCCCAAGATCAACAGGTTTTATGTATTACACATCAGCCATTTTTAGCTGCTGAAGGTATTGTTCATTTTAAAGTGAAAAAAAATGTAATCAATGGAAAAACTTATACTTCAATATCAAAGTTGACTACAAAAAAACAAAGAAAAAATGAGTTAGTAGAGCTCATTGGGGGAGGTTTTGGAGAAGCAAATGATTACGCTTCTAGACTTCTTGATAGGACAGCGGCGTAA